In the genome of Massilibacillus massiliensis, one region contains:
- a CDS encoding DNA recombination protein RmuC: MDIAIIILCLINLAISFMLFLLLNKSKENKDVLRSLSSVEFHLMRVEQLLQDEMRKNRLESKSEIKDLREEVVNHLNRFNESVVSRVYESSTNQLAQLESFRKQLNSLTQMNENKFDKLRESIEIKLKSLQVDNNAKLEEMRKTVDEKLNSTLEKRLGESFRLVSERLELVHKGLGEMQTLATGVGDLKRVLTNVKTRGIWGEIQLGNLLEQILTPEQYEMNVATVPSSNERVEFAIKLPGKNELTDIVWLPIDAKFPLEDYQKFVNSQDSVDPVVIEEYLKSLENRIKGEAKDIASKYISVPNTTEFAIMFLPIEGLYAEVLRRPGLCEFLITKYKVVITGPTTLAALLNSLQMGFRTIAIEKRSSEVWTILGAVKSEFSKFGDLLDKTHKKLQEASNSIHTAARKSRTIERKLKDVEQLPQSEAMRLLEVSDFCDEAIVKSKEI; the protein is encoded by the coding sequence GTGGATATTGCAATTATTATTCTTTGTTTAATCAATTTGGCAATAAGTTTTATGTTATTTTTGCTTTTGAATAAAAGTAAGGAGAATAAAGATGTATTGAGATCATTGTCCAGCGTAGAGTTTCATCTTATGCGTGTAGAACAATTGCTACAAGATGAAATGAGAAAGAATCGATTAGAAAGTAAAAGTGAGATCAAAGATTTGCGGGAAGAAGTAGTGAATCATTTAAATCGATTTAATGAATCTGTAGTATCACGTGTATACGAAAGTAGTACAAATCAGCTGGCGCAATTAGAAAGCTTTAGAAAACAGTTAAATAGCCTTACGCAGATGAATGAGAATAAATTTGATAAATTGCGCGAAAGTATAGAAATTAAGCTGAAATCACTGCAAGTTGACAATAATGCTAAGTTAGAGGAAATGCGGAAAACTGTCGATGAAAAGTTAAATAGTACTTTGGAAAAGCGATTAGGTGAAAGCTTTCGATTAGTAAGTGAAAGACTAGAATTAGTACATAAAGGGTTAGGGGAAATGCAAACGCTTGCAACAGGCGTTGGTGACCTAAAGCGTGTTTTAACCAATGTAAAGACACGTGGAATTTGGGGCGAAATCCAGCTTGGCAATTTGTTAGAGCAGATTTTAACGCCTGAACAGTATGAGATGAATGTTGCAACTGTACCATCTAGCAACGAACGAGTGGAGTTCGCAATCAAATTGCCAGGGAAAAATGAGCTTACGGATATTGTATGGTTGCCAATTGATGCAAAGTTTCCGTTAGAAGACTATCAAAAGTTTGTGAATTCACAGGACTCGGTAGATCCGGTTGTAATAGAAGAATATCTAAAGTCTTTGGAAAATAGAATTAAAGGAGAAGCAAAAGATATTGCCAGTAAATATATTAGCGTGCCGAATACAACAGAATTTGCAATTATGTTTTTGCCGATTGAAGGTTTATATGCTGAGGTATTGAGAAGACCTGGCCTCTGCGAATTTTTGATAACTAAATATAAAGTTGTAATAACAGGCCCAACTACATTGGCTGCTTTATTGAATAGTTTGCAAATGGGATTTCGTACAATTGCAATTGAAAAACGCAGTTCAGAAGTATGGACAATTTTGGGGGCCGTTAAATCGGAATTTAGTAAGTTTGGTGACTTATTAGACAAAACTCATAAAAAATTACAAGAGGCAAGCAATTCTATTCATACCGCTGCCAGAAAATCACGTACAATTGAGCGTAAGTTGAAAGATGTAGAGCAATTACCACAAAGTGAGGCTATGCGCCTTTTGGAAGTATCAGATTTTTGTGATGAAGCTATTGTAAAGAGCAAGGAGATATAG
- a CDS encoding type I glutamate--ammonia ligase, which yields MMNDLLYVIPAGTAKENVISMLQQHPEIKFVSLVGIDLAGNDTDEKIPMSVFLKDLDGFYEGSAVQTDGSSVVLTGIATLNNAKVDMPIDPNVNWFVDYNCEHYDEELGKPVGTLRIPAFLIHESKRVDSRAVLADTLEYVRAELLGLLAKNKKVSGLEHIDGSEVEDILFTSATELEFWVKTPLSEAEIAEMSASQVMQEQYWQRTRGAVRTALEQAIIVLDQYGLGAEMGHKEVGGLKAHIDESGNLTHVCEQIEIDWRFADALQAADNELLVRILVKEIFRENGLEVNFKAKPMIGLAGNGEHTHIGMAAKMKSGKIVNLFSPTEMKKDFMSAIGYGAIMGLLKNYEVINPFVSATNDSLNRLKPGFEAPVCIVTSLGHTPAIPSRNRTILAGLVRDVNNPYATRFELRACNPYTNTYVTLAAIYSAVLDGVKVAVGKTTDELLAELSKEAGEDGFYLEKDRAYRSEEDVFEDYTEEERNHLFGLHPATVWENMTAIEKHPEKKSVLTAGGALRPEIIDAFVAGALLRWKTELISRIIPENLGIVRACKEIEADYTTDQDCYMWNKVNELRCYLAKDSLEEKCLFTLLSEALTEEDYATASGLQVEMYDRIQELKSLYAAYKKNII from the coding sequence ATGATGAATGATTTATTGTATGTAATTCCTGCTGGTACAGCAAAAGAAAACGTTATTAGCATGTTGCAACAGCATCCTGAAATTAAATTTGTTTCTCTTGTAGGAATTGATTTAGCCGGTAATGACACAGATGAAAAAATCCCTATGAGTGTATTTTTAAAGGATCTTGACGGTTTCTATGAAGGTAGTGCAGTTCAAACTGACGGATCTTCTGTTGTTTTAACAGGAATTGCTACTCTCAATAATGCAAAAGTAGATATGCCGATTGATCCAAATGTGAATTGGTTTGTTGATTATAATTGTGAGCATTATGATGAAGAATTAGGTAAACCAGTTGGTACATTGCGCATCCCTGCATTTTTAATACATGAAAGCAAAAGAGTGGATTCTCGTGCTGTTTTAGCAGATACTTTAGAATATGTAAGAGCAGAATTGCTTGGACTGCTTGCGAAAAATAAGAAAGTTTCAGGTTTAGAACATATAGATGGAAGCGAAGTTGAAGATATTCTATTTACTTCCGCAACTGAATTAGAATTTTGGGTTAAAACACCATTAAGTGAAGCAGAAATTGCAGAAATGTCGGCTTCTCAGGTTATGCAAGAGCAATATTGGCAGCGTACTCGTGGTGCTGTACGCACAGCATTAGAACAGGCTATTATCGTTCTTGACCAATATGGTTTAGGTGCTGAAATGGGACATAAAGAAGTTGGCGGATTAAAAGCACATATCGATGAATCTGGAAATTTAACGCATGTATGTGAACAAATAGAAATTGATTGGAGATTCGCTGATGCTTTGCAAGCTGCTGATAATGAATTATTGGTTCGCATTCTTGTAAAAGAAATTTTCAGAGAAAATGGTCTTGAAGTTAACTTCAAGGCGAAACCTATGATTGGTCTTGCGGGTAATGGTGAACATACGCATATCGGCATGGCTGCAAAAATGAAGTCAGGTAAAATTGTTAATTTATTTTCTCCAACTGAAATGAAAAAAGATTTTATGAGTGCTATTGGTTATGGGGCGATTATGGGACTTCTTAAAAACTATGAAGTTATTAATCCATTTGTATCTGCTACCAATGATTCATTAAATCGTTTAAAACCAGGTTTTGAAGCACCTGTTTGTATTGTAACTTCTCTTGGGCATACACCTGCGATTCCATCTCGTAATCGGACGATTTTAGCTGGTCTTGTTCGTGATGTAAATAATCCATATGCGACTAGATTTGAATTACGTGCATGTAATCCGTATACAAACACTTATGTTACTTTAGCGGCAATTTATTCTGCTGTGCTTGATGGTGTTAAAGTCGCTGTAGGTAAGACGACAGATGAATTATTGGCTGAATTATCTAAAGAGGCTGGGGAAGACGGTTTTTATCTTGAAAAGGATAGAGCATATCGTAGTGAAGAAGATGTGTTTGAAGATTATACAGAAGAAGAACGTAATCATTTATTTGGATTGCATCCAGCAACTGTTTGGGAGAATATGACTGCGATTGAGAAGCATCCAGAGAAGAAATCTGTTCTCACGGCTGGTGGAGCATTGCGTCCGGAAATTATTGATGCTTTTGTTGCAGGCGCATTACTTCGTTGGAAGACAGAACTTATTAGCCGCATTATACCTGAAAATTTGGGGATCGTTAGAGCATGTAAAGAAATTGAAGCTGATTATACTACAGATCAAGATTGTTATATGTGGAATAAAGTCAATGAGTTACGTTGTTATTTAGCAAAAGATAGCCTAGAAGAAAAATGCTTATTTACACTTCTTTCGGAAGCTTTAACTGAAGAAGATTATGCAACTGCTTCTGGTTTACAAGTTGAAATGTATGACAGAATCCAAGAGTTAAAATCTTTATATGCTGCATACAAAAAGAACATAATTTGA
- a CDS encoding 3D domain-containing protein has protein sequence MQGFCRVLVALFMMMTFLINVSSFAIARESNENVYKETTVTNHQSNVKKLLVKQGMSGEIVKTVQNLLIGLGYGIGTADGVFGQKTFEAVRQFQMAHNLMPDGIVGEVTWSYLHRAEPITDRNMRSISMVASAYSAYDPGNSNTTSTGSLVRKGLVAVDPNVIPLGTRLYIPGYGNAIADDTGGAIRGNRIDLAFDSHQEAIQFGRREIVVYIIE, from the coding sequence TTGCAGGGATTTTGTCGAGTGCTTGTAGCACTATTTATGATGATGACATTTTTGATAAATGTTAGTTCTTTTGCAATTGCGAGAGAGTCCAACGAGAACGTTTACAAGGAGACTACAGTTACAAATCATCAATCAAATGTAAAAAAACTTTTGGTTAAGCAAGGAATGTCAGGTGAAATTGTAAAGACTGTGCAGAATTTATTGATTGGGTTAGGTTATGGTATAGGTACCGCGGATGGCGTATTCGGACAAAAAACTTTTGAAGCGGTTAGGCAGTTTCAGATGGCACATAATTTGATGCCAGATGGTATTGTAGGTGAAGTAACTTGGTCATATTTACATAGAGCAGAGCCAATCACAGATAGAAATATGCGATCAATATCAATGGTAGCTTCTGCTTATAGTGCATATGATCCAGGAAACTCAAATACTACTTCTACGGGAAGTTTGGTACGAAAAGGTTTGGTTGCGGTTGATCCAAATGTTATTCCACTTGGAACACGTTTGTATATACCAGGTTATGGGAATGCTATTGCTGATGATACAGGCGGGGCCATCAGAGGAAATCGCATTGATTTAGCTTTTGATTCACATCAGGAAGCAATACAATTTGGCAGACGAGAAATTGTAGTATATATAATAGAATAA
- a CDS encoding DMT family transporter, which translates to MHFNFSTNIISLLMAALSGVLMAVQGSLNAVLSKVVGLLETTFIVHIIGTVFVVILLFGFRFGKGDLGQVLEAPWYSYLGGIVSIFIIYLVAASIPKVGVANATTAIIVGQVLTALLIDYLGLFGLEKLHFNWQQIIGVLFLAIGAKLLLQNL; encoded by the coding sequence TTGCACTTTAATTTTTCGACAAACATAATTTCATTACTTATGGCAGCGTTATCTGGTGTGCTGATGGCTGTGCAAGGATCGCTTAATGCAGTGCTAAGTAAGGTGGTAGGTTTATTAGAAACTACCTTTATTGTACATATAATTGGGACCGTTTTTGTTGTCATCTTACTATTTGGCTTTCGTTTTGGAAAAGGTGATTTGGGGCAAGTCTTGGAGGCTCCTTGGTATAGTTATTTAGGGGGCATTGTAAGTATCTTTATTATTTATTTAGTTGCGGCGAGTATACCGAAAGTAGGCGTTGCGAATGCAACAACAGCAATTATAGTTGGACAAGTATTGACTGCTTTGCTTATTGATTATTTAGGTTTATTTGGACTAGAAAAATTGCATTTTAATTGGCAACAAATTATAGGTGTTCTTTTTTTGGCGATTGGGGCAAAATTATTGCTGCAAAATTTATGA
- a CDS encoding TerC family protein, producing MDILSMEFLSALFSIIILDLVLAGDNAVVIALASRNLSVEMRNKAIYIGTFGAIIIRTIMTLFAVWLLTIPYLQALGGLVLIPVAYKLLEKEEEEENIKASQDFWGAIKTIIVADAVMGIDNVLAIAGAARGEFLLVIIGLFISVPIVVWGSKWIGSLMVKYPVLIYVGSGILTWTAGTMIVHDEIVGAYLNDISSMMVVIIPLLITIIVLTIGYFKKK from the coding sequence ATGGATATATTATCAATGGAATTTTTATCAGCATTATTTTCGATTATTATTTTAGATTTGGTATTAGCAGGAGATAACGCAGTTGTGATTGCACTTGCATCACGTAATTTATCAGTGGAAATGCGGAATAAAGCAATTTACATTGGCACTTTTGGAGCCATTATAATTAGGACAATAATGACATTATTCGCTGTCTGGTTATTAACTATTCCTTATCTTCAAGCACTCGGTGGTTTAGTACTAATTCCGGTTGCATATAAATTATTAGAAAAAGAAGAGGAAGAAGAAAATATAAAAGCTTCTCAGGATTTTTGGGGAGCAATAAAAACAATCATCGTTGCTGATGCGGTTATGGGGATAGACAACGTGTTAGCTATAGCTGGTGCAGCGCGTGGTGAATTTTTACTCGTTATTATTGGGCTCTTCATTAGTGTTCCTATTGTTGTGTGGGGAAGTAAATGGATTGGGTCTTTAATGGTAAAATATCCTGTTTTGATTTATGTTGGCTCAGGGATTTTAACGTGGACTGCAGGTACAATGATTGTTCATGATGAGATTGTTGGTGCGTATTTAAACGATATATCAAGTATGATGGTAGTTATCATTCCTTTGCTGATTACGATTATTGTTTTGACAATCGGTTATTTTAAAAAGAAATAA
- a CDS encoding homocysteine synthase, whose amino-acid sequence MALPENLGFETLAVHGGQEPDSATGSRAVPIYQTTAYNFKDADHAANLFGLKEAGNIYSRIMNPTTDVFEKRMAMLENGVAALAFSSGHAAIISSILNLAQAGDEIVSSTTLYGGTYNMFAYNLPKYGINVNFVDAADPENFAKAITPKTKALYAETIGNPKADILDIEAIANIAHTHGIPLIVDSTFASPYLCRPIDFGADIVVHSATKFIGGHGTSMGGIVVDAGKFDWNSEKFPLLSEADPSYHGLNYAQDVGAAAFITRLRVQILRDFGACLSPFNSFLFLLGLETLPLRMQRHVDNALKVAKFLEGHALVNWVSYPSLESDVEYEKARKYFPKGAGSIFTFGIKGGLEAGKKFINALQLFSLLANVGDAKSLVIHPASTTHSQLTPQQLESAGVQPDLIRLSIGIEDVQDIIDDLEQALQMSQK is encoded by the coding sequence ATGGCATTACCGGAAAATTTGGGCTTTGAAACATTAGCAGTACATGGGGGGCAAGAACCTGATAGTGCAACAGGTTCAAGAGCCGTTCCTATTTATCAAACAACGGCGTATAATTTTAAAGATGCAGATCATGCTGCAAATTTATTTGGGCTTAAAGAGGCGGGAAATATTTATAGCAGGATTATGAATCCTACTACGGATGTGTTTGAAAAAAGAATGGCAATGCTTGAAAACGGCGTAGCAGCCTTGGCGTTTAGTTCTGGTCATGCTGCAATAATTTCTTCTATTTTAAATCTAGCGCAAGCTGGTGATGAAATTGTAAGTTCTACTACTTTATATGGTGGCACATATAATATGTTTGCGTATAATCTGCCTAAGTATGGTATAAATGTGAATTTTGTTGATGCAGCCGATCCAGAAAACTTTGCAAAAGCGATTACTCCGAAAACGAAAGCACTTTATGCAGAAACGATTGGTAATCCGAAAGCTGATATTTTGGATATTGAGGCTATTGCAAATATTGCGCATACACATGGAATTCCACTCATCGTGGATAGTACTTTTGCAAGTCCGTATTTATGCCGGCCAATTGATTTTGGGGCAGATATTGTTGTACATTCTGCGACGAAATTTATTGGTGGACATGGTACTTCCATGGGTGGTATTGTAGTTGATGCTGGTAAGTTTGATTGGAATAGTGAAAAATTCCCGTTACTTAGTGAAGCAGATCCCAGTTATCATGGATTAAATTATGCTCAGGATGTTGGTGCTGCTGCATTTATTACTAGACTAAGAGTGCAAATTTTACGGGATTTCGGTGCTTGCTTAAGTCCGTTTAATAGCTTTTTATTTTTGCTGGGATTAGAAACTTTGCCGCTTCGTATGCAGAGACATGTAGATAATGCGTTAAAAGTCGCAAAATTTTTAGAAGGACATGCATTGGTCAACTGGGTTAGCTATCCTAGCCTTGAATCAGATGTGGAATACGAAAAGGCAAGAAAGTATTTTCCTAAAGGAGCAGGATCGATTTTTACTTTTGGCATAAAAGGCGGGCTGGAAGCCGGGAAAAAATTTATCAATGCATTACAGTTATTTTCTTTATTGGCGAATGTAGGCGATGCAAAATCATTGGTCATACATCCGGCAAGTACAACACATTCACAGCTTACACCACAGCAATTGGAAAGCGCTGGAGTTCAGCCGGATTTGATACGATTGTCAATTGGCATTGAAGATGTCCAAGACATTATAGATGATTTAGAACAAGCTTTACAAATGAGTCAAAAATAA
- a CDS encoding phosphoenolpyruvate hydrolase family protein codes for MRKQFLRKMKLQLKINKYLIGVAVGSGLSAECVVKGGANFLLALSSGKYRQMGRSSLGGFLPYSNSNAMVMEFGQKEILSSRFKIPVLFGLNASDPTIYLPNYIDKIKACGFAGINNFPTIGLFDGKFREALDDIKLYQKEVEAVEIAHAKNLLTVAFVFDEFQAIDMLAAGTDILCVHLGLTRGGIRGAKKVLSLKNASQEVNRIFSVSDKFNPNVIKMIYGGPIKTPIDVQYMYKNTTIDGYIGGSAFERIPSENSIIKITEAFKIANNSNDNDLMSRMLDGIVKHNNYVDFVKEYVAENYMNEISFLDLAMVAHISRSRLSALFKQEVGCGFPEYLVNFRMRKAENILRQNKVKCAEVANMVGYSDYAHFSKMFKKYIGVSPKTFTDKEF; via the coding sequence ATGCGAAAACAATTTTTAAGAAAAATGAAATTACAATTGAAAATAAATAAATACCTTATTGGTGTTGCGGTAGGATCGGGGCTTTCTGCTGAATGCGTAGTAAAAGGTGGTGCAAATTTTTTACTTGCTTTAAGTTCAGGCAAATATCGTCAGATGGGACGAAGTTCTCTAGGCGGATTTTTACCATATTCGAATAGTAATGCTATGGTGATGGAATTTGGTCAGAAAGAAATTTTATCATCAAGGTTTAAAATTCCTGTTTTGTTTGGTCTAAATGCGTCTGATCCTACAATTTATTTGCCAAATTATATTGACAAAATTAAAGCTTGTGGTTTTGCTGGAATTAATAACTTTCCAACGATAGGATTATTCGATGGGAAGTTCCGTGAAGCATTGGATGATATTAAATTGTACCAAAAAGAAGTAGAGGCTGTTGAGATTGCACATGCAAAGAATTTGCTCACAGTTGCTTTTGTATTTGATGAGTTTCAGGCAATTGATATGCTTGCAGCTGGAACTGATATTCTTTGTGTTCATTTAGGTTTGACAAGAGGGGGAATTCGTGGGGCGAAGAAAGTTTTGTCGTTAAAAAATGCAAGTCAGGAAGTGAATAGAATTTTTTCTGTTAGCGATAAATTTAATCCAAATGTGATTAAGATGATTTATGGAGGACCGATAAAAACGCCCATTGATGTGCAATATATGTATAAAAATACAACTATTGATGGCTATATTGGGGGTTCCGCTTTTGAAAGAATTCCTTCAGAAAATTCCATAATAAAAATTACTGAAGCATTTAAAATTGCGAACAATTCAAATGATAATGATTTGATGTCACGTATGTTAGATGGTATTGTGAAACATAATAACTACGTGGATTTCGTTAAAGAATATGTAGCTGAAAATTATATGAATGAAATTTCTTTTCTTGATTTGGCAATGGTGGCACATATATCTCGTAGTCGGCTTAGTGCACTTTTTAAGCAAGAAGTTGGGTGTGGATTTCCAGAATACCTGGTGAATTTCCGAATGAGAAAAGCTGAAAATATTTTGCGGCAAAACAAGGTAAAGTGTGCGGAAGTTGCGAATATGGTTGGATACAGTGACTATGCGCATTTCAGTAAGATGTTTAAAAAGTATATTGGGGTATCACCAAAGACCTTTACAGACAAGGAGTTTTAA
- a CDS encoding Tm-1-like ATP-binding domain-containing protein, which translates to MKTVAIAGTFDSKGAEYLYVKELIESLGLHTFTIHTGVYAPAFDPDISNTEVAAAAGADIEIIARKNDRAWATEVLSKGMEKLVPQLFEADKFDGIISFGGTGGTSLVTPAMRKLPIGVPKIMVSTVASGNTEQYVDTSDIIMVPSVVDVAGLNSISTKIFSNAVFAIAGMLKFENSKNIEKKPLVAATMFGVTTPCINFAREYLEKRGYEVLIFHATGVGGRSMENLIRAGFIEGVLDLTTTEWCDEIVGGVLSAGPDRLEAAGRCGIPQVVSVGALDMVNFGRFESVPLKFKDRNLYKHNPTVTLMRTSIEENKMIGKKIAEKLNKASGKTVLMLPMKGVSGIDAINQPFYGVEEDNMLFKTLNQHIDKNIVELQEFDLHINDQKFAEAAAQKLIELMK; encoded by the coding sequence TTGAAGACAGTAGCAATAGCAGGAACTTTTGATTCTAAAGGTGCAGAATATTTATATGTTAAAGAGCTGATTGAAAGTTTGGGGTTGCATACTTTTACAATTCATACAGGTGTATATGCACCTGCTTTTGATCCGGACATATCAAATACTGAAGTTGCAGCAGCTGCGGGAGCAGATATTGAAATTATTGCAAGGAAAAATGATCGTGCTTGGGCAACAGAGGTTCTATCAAAAGGAATGGAGAAGCTTGTTCCGCAATTATTTGAAGCAGACAAGTTTGATGGTATTATTTCGTTTGGAGGTACAGGTGGAACTTCGTTAGTGACTCCAGCGATGCGAAAATTACCGATTGGTGTCCCAAAAATTATGGTTTCTACTGTAGCATCTGGCAATACAGAACAGTATGTTGATACAAGTGATATTATTATGGTACCTTCGGTAGTTGATGTTGCTGGACTCAATTCTATTTCAACTAAGATCTTTAGTAATGCAGTTTTTGCAATCGCTGGCATGTTAAAGTTTGAAAATTCAAAAAATATAGAAAAGAAACCATTGGTTGCTGCGACTATGTTTGGTGTAACAACGCCTTGTATAAATTTTGCACGCGAATATTTAGAAAAGCGTGGTTATGAGGTTTTAATTTTTCATGCAACTGGTGTTGGTGGGCGATCCATGGAGAATTTAATTCGTGCTGGTTTTATTGAAGGCGTTTTGGATTTAACTACTACCGAGTGGTGTGATGAAATCGTCGGTGGTGTTTTGAGTGCAGGTCCTGATCGATTGGAAGCTGCGGGACGATGCGGCATTCCTCAGGTTGTATCAGTCGGTGCTTTGGATATGGTGAACTTTGGCAGATTTGAATCTGTGCCGTTAAAATTTAAGGATCGTAATTTATATAAACACAATCCAACTGTAACTTTAATGAGAACAAGTATAGAAGAAAATAAAATGATTGGTAAAAAAATTGCTGAAAAATTAAATAAAGCAAGTGGAAAAACAGTGCTTATGCTACCGATGAAGGGGGTTTCAGGTATTGATGCTATAAATCAACCATTCTACGGTGTAGAAGAAGATAACATGCTTTTTAAAACATTAAATCAACATATTGATAAAAATATAGTGGAGCTTCAAGAATTTGATTTGCATATTAATGATCAGAAATTTGCTGAAGCAGCGGCGCAGAAGTTGATTGAATTAATGAAATGA
- a CDS encoding phosphoenolpyruvate hydrolase family protein has protein sequence MNKLTRQEIMEKFKKEVSNGKILVGVGAGTGITAKSSEQGGADMLIIYNSGRYRMAGRGSLAGLLSYGDANKIVVEMGAEVLPVVQDTPVLAGVCGTDPFRVMEIFLKQLKEQGFSGVQNFPTVGLIDGVFRQNLEETGMGYNLEVEMIRKAHELDLLTTPYVFDADQARAMAKAGADILVAHMGLTTKGSIGAKTALTLEDCVRKIEEIIKAGKSVNPDIMVICHGGPIAEPEDAAYIIKNAKGIDGFFGASSIERFAAERGIKSQTASFKAINK, from the coding sequence ATGAATAAATTGACAAGACAAGAAATTATGGAAAAATTCAAAAAAGAGGTTTCTAATGGAAAAATTTTAGTTGGTGTTGGTGCCGGAACAGGAATTACAGCGAAAAGCAGTGAGCAAGGTGGTGCCGACATGCTTATTATCTACAATTCGGGACGCTATAGAATGGCTGGTCGTGGTTCGCTTGCAGGATTATTATCCTATGGTGATGCAAACAAAATTGTAGTTGAAATGGGAGCTGAAGTTTTACCGGTCGTACAGGATACACCTGTATTAGCTGGTGTATGCGGTACAGATCCGTTTCGTGTCATGGAAATATTTTTAAAGCAATTAAAAGAACAAGGCTTTTCAGGAGTGCAAAATTTTCCCACTGTGGGTTTGATTGATGGTGTGTTTAGGCAAAATCTTGAAGAAACGGGAATGGGATATAATTTAGAGGTAGAAATGATTCGAAAAGCGCATGAGCTTGATCTGTTGACAACTCCATATGTATTTGACGCGGATCAAGCAAGAGCAATGGCAAAAGCAGGTGCAGATATTTTAGTAGCACATATGGGCTTAACTACGAAAGGATCCATTGGCGCAAAGACAGCTTTAACCTTAGAGGATTGCGTAAGAAAAATAGAAGAAATTATAAAAGCGGGTAAATCAGTAAATCCAGACATTATGGTCATTTGTCATGGTGGACCGATTGCAGAACCAGAGGATGCAGCATATATCATAAAAAATGCAAAAGGAATTGATGGCTTTTTTGGTGCATCCAGCATTGAACGGTTTGCAGCAGAAAGAGGTATTAAATCTCAGACGGCATCTTTTAAGGCGATTAACAAGTAG
- a CDS encoding tyrosine-type recombinase/integrase produces MEITDIVISAIKNEQLKNKENKLRLRENYVDTGLIFCNTDGTNLHPDHVSSWFPKFCEKSNISRLTFHCLRHTHASHLLAAGEDISYVSKRLGHSSIEVTYNTYFHFIPKEKREALQKLEKRFAKPNNS; encoded by the coding sequence ATCGAAATAACAGATATTGTTATTTCTGCTATAAAAAATGAACAATTAAAAAATAAGGAAAATAAACTTCGTCTTAGAGAAAATTATGTTGATACAGGATTAATATTTTGTAATACTGATGGTACAAACCTCCACCCCGATCATGTTAGCTCATGGTTTCCAAAGTTCTGCGAAAAATCAAATATAAGCAGACTTACCTTTCATTGCCTGAGACATACTCATGCAAGCCACCTTCTAGCAGCAGGAGAAGATATTAGTTATGTGTCGAAACGTTTAGGGCATAGTAGTATCGAAGTAACATATAATACATATTTTCATTTCATTCCGAAAGAAAAACGTGAGGCTTTACAGAAGCTCGAAAAGAGATTTGCTAAACCAAATAATAGCTAA
- a CDS encoding site-specific integrase, with protein MRREELLALRDDDIDIENHSAEINEALIYTQEHGLEFKETKNKKIE; from the coding sequence ATGCGCAGAGAAGAATTGTTAGCACTTAGAGATGATGACATTGATATTGAAAACCATTCTGCTGAAATAAACGAAGCTCTCATCTATACTCAAGAACACGGATTGGAATTTAAAGAAACAAAAAATAAAAAAATCGAGTAA
- a CDS encoding surface-adhesin E family protein: protein MKKMILLITLLSVILFSCTAFADDRWHWIYSNDDCSYYFDKDTIKYGTYPVNADQKRHIEFWLKTQYKWNGVKELANSMYEINYTPTNWYNVSYSIEHWEIDPNDKTYALTTTIYYDKDGNQLTTFTMQGKWEDIFPESIGETIYKATVQFANENIL, encoded by the coding sequence ATGAAAAAAATGATTTTATTGATTACATTATTATCCGTAATTCTATTCTCTTGTACTGCTTTTGCTGATGATCGTTGGCACTGGATATATTCAAATGACGATTGTAGTTATTACTTTGATAAAGATACTATTAAATATGGAACTTATCCAGTAAATGCAGATCAAAAGCGCCATATAGAATTTTGGCTTAAAACACAATATAAATGGAATGGCGTAAAAGAATTAGCAAATTCTATGTATGAAATTAATTATACACCTACGAATTGGTACAACGTCTCTTATTCTATAGAGCATTGGGAAATCGATCCGAATGATAAAACGTACGCGCTGACAACAACAATATACTATGATAAAGATGGCAACCAACTCACAACCTTTACCATGCAAGGAAAATGGGAGGATATCTTTCCTGAAAGTATTGGTGAAACGATTTATAAAGCAACAGTTCAATTTGCCAATGAAAATATTCTATAA